A genomic segment from Candidatus Aegiribacteria sp. encodes:
- a CDS encoding polysaccharide deacetylase family protein, with translation MIQLFISMLILWSPGTGKATCLSYTDPEPIDSSSPSGIPVLMYHHVSDPVNGYYGVSTGRLLTDLQLLDEAGFFLISAEDIENSLMQVPQDRKPVMLTFDDGWQDNFNFIGNGNSVEIDPDCVVAILEDYCNEHPEFGHTATFFISWDKIPFGQEEYTAEKLNLLLDMGYSIGNHTNMHDDFIRLPRDRWENSVLLPMVKFHKRLGLRITEVFAMAYPGGRFPKGIGAEEYLAGFSFMGRQAVRMGFLANGSVSSIRSLLDSPEGWFRFGRLDMSQYSVRQLLDWRNIMDAGPRDNLHDPLRYRIPHR, from the coding sequence ATGATACAGCTCTTCATCTCGATGCTGATTCTATGGTCCCCCGGAACGGGCAAAGCGACCTGCCTGAGCTACACCGATCCCGAACCGATAGATAGCAGCTCACCGAGTGGAATACCGGTTCTCATGTATCACCATGTGAGTGACCCGGTTAACGGATACTACGGAGTATCCACGGGCAGACTCCTTACCGACCTCCAGCTGCTGGATGAGGCAGGTTTCTTCCTTATATCAGCCGAAGATATCGAGAACAGCCTTATGCAGGTTCCACAGGATCGCAAACCTGTAATGCTTACTTTTGACGATGGGTGGCAGGATAATTTCAATTTCATAGGCAATGGTAATTCGGTGGAGATAGATCCGGATTGCGTTGTGGCAATCCTTGAGGATTACTGCAACGAACATCCCGAATTCGGCCATACTGCAACGTTCTTCATATCCTGGGACAAAATACCGTTCGGCCAGGAGGAATACACAGCGGAGAAACTCAACCTTCTGCTTGATATGGGTTACTCCATAGGAAATCACACTAATATGCATGATGATTTCATAAGACTCCCCCGGGACAGATGGGAGAACTCGGTGCTTCTGCCGATGGTAAAATTCCATAAAAGGCTCGGGTTGCGAATCACTGAGGTTTTCGCGATGGCTTATCCAGGCGGTAGATTTCCAAAGGGCATAGGGGCGGAAGAGTATCTCGCCGGATTCAGTTTCATGGGCAGGCAGGCTGTCAGAATGGGCTTTCTTGCCAACGGAAGCGTTTCCTCGATCAGAAGCCTCCTTGATTCACCCGAGGGCTGGTTCCGTTTTGGAAGGCTTGATATGAGCCAGTACAGTGTCAGACAACTTCTTGACTGGAGAAACATCATGGACGCAGGTCCGCGAGACAACCTTCACGATCCCCTCAGGTATCGCATTCCTCATAGGTGA